The following are encoded together in the Raineyella sp. LH-20 genome:
- a CDS encoding methyltransferase, whose amino-acid sequence MTDPQDKASRSTPQPTSTSATSPVASPRDWDAATYGALPLPHVGWGRRVLDRLRPVDGETILELGCGTGRDAAVLLAEHPGCRLVALDGSPRMLTAAAQTLAPYAERVVLRQADLREGFTVGEPVDAVMSVATLHWIPDHGPVFRSVAAALRPGGRFVVDAGGEGQLERVHRAARLVGGATQPAETTHFAGVEETRAALGAAGFVDVAVRLRPEPLVLDEATLRPFLATIILGEVLRGMPEEDRDAYVDAVARAMDEPVIDYVRLEFEARRP is encoded by the coding sequence ATGACCGATCCGCAGGACAAGGCGTCCCGTTCGACCCCCCAGCCGACGAGCACCTCCGCCACCTCGCCCGTCGCGTCACCCCGTGACTGGGATGCCGCGACGTACGGCGCGCTGCCCCTGCCGCACGTCGGCTGGGGTCGGCGGGTGCTGGATCGGCTGCGTCCGGTGGACGGGGAGACGATCCTGGAGCTCGGCTGCGGCACCGGGCGCGACGCCGCGGTGCTGCTGGCCGAGCATCCGGGATGCCGGCTGGTCGCCCTGGACGGCTCGCCGCGGATGCTGACCGCCGCCGCCCAGACCCTGGCGCCGTACGCGGAGCGGGTCGTGCTGCGGCAGGCCGATCTGCGGGAGGGCTTCACCGTGGGCGAGCCGGTGGACGCGGTGATGAGCGTCGCCACGCTGCACTGGATCCCGGATCACGGGCCGGTGTTCCGCTCCGTCGCAGCGGCGCTGCGTCCCGGTGGCCGGTTCGTCGTCGACGCCGGGGGCGAGGGCCAACTGGAACGGGTCCATCGCGCCGCCCGGCTGGTCGGCGGCGCCACCCAGCCCGCCGAGACGACCCATTTCGCCGGCGTCGAGGAGACCCGGGCCGCTCTCGGGGCGGCCGGCTTCGTGGACGTGGCGGTCCGGCTGCGCCCCGAGCCGCTGGTCCTCGACGAGGCGACGCTGCGGCCGTTCCTGGCCACGATCATCCTCGGCGAGGTGCTGCGCGGCATGCCCGAGGAGGACCGCGACGCGTACGTCGACGCCGTGGCCCGGGCGATGGACGAGCCGGTGATCGACTACGTACGTCTCGAGTTCGAGGCCCGTCGGCCCTGA
- a CDS encoding IclR family transcriptional regulator C-terminal domain-containing protein produces MPASGQRADDTVASLLRGLEVIGILARADRPLSLAEIARLADTTRATARRLLLTLEGVGYVSSDGPTFWLRPRIMELGDTYLEVLALPRIAHPHLSDLAERVRDTCSLTVLDRDSVVYVDRVKGPRLMNVNIAVGSRFPAYSMSSGRVLLADLSDAELQDYLARLQGEPLVAAPGTAATVTTPEDVARVVRRAREDGYSVTDQELDPALRSIAVAVHGPDGRAVAAVNVSTHVTRTTVQQLHDEVLPDLLAAVRAIEEDLAGQAVDG; encoded by the coding sequence ATGCCAGCGAGCGGCCAACGAGCAGACGACACCGTCGCCTCCCTGCTGCGCGGCCTCGAGGTGATCGGGATCCTCGCCCGCGCCGACCGGCCGCTGTCGCTGGCCGAGATCGCCCGGCTCGCCGACACCACCCGCGCCACCGCCCGGCGGCTGCTGCTGACGCTGGAGGGGGTCGGCTACGTGTCGAGCGACGGCCCGACGTTCTGGCTGCGCCCGCGGATCATGGAACTCGGCGACACCTACCTCGAGGTGCTCGCGCTGCCGCGGATCGCCCATCCGCACCTGTCCGACCTCGCCGAACGGGTCCGGGACACCTGCTCGTTGACCGTGCTCGACCGGGACAGCGTCGTCTACGTCGACCGGGTCAAGGGCCCGCGGCTGATGAACGTCAACATCGCCGTCGGCAGCCGGTTCCCGGCGTATTCGATGTCGAGCGGGCGGGTGCTGCTGGCCGATCTGTCGGACGCTGAGCTGCAGGACTACCTGGCCCGGCTGCAGGGCGAGCCGCTGGTCGCGGCGCCGGGGACCGCGGCGACGGTGACCACCCCCGAGGATGTCGCCAGGGTGGTCCGCCGGGCGCGGGAGGACGGCTACTCCGTCACCGACCAGGAGCTCGATCCGGCGTTGCGCTCGATCGCCGTCGCCGTCCATGGTCCGGACGGTCGCGCCGTGGCGGCCGTCAACGTCTCCACTCACGTCACCCGGACGACGGTGCAGCAATTGCACGACGAGGTCCTTCCGGATCTGCTCGCTGCGGTGCGAGCGATCGAGGAGGACCTCGCCGGACAGGCCGTCGACGGCTGA
- a CDS encoding ABC transporter substrate-binding protein, with amino-acid sequence MRTLPQRLRAVAAVLAATVAATTLAGCSGVAAGATSCEGVKVEAGITNSLSDALLYIAKDKGYFAAEGLNVTLRPFKSAGEMIPYLAAGHLAVGAGAPSAGFYNGIARGIDVKIVADKGELVTDYDYMPLLVRKELVDSGRVKSVADLKGLSVAEPAPGTATASTASGLLEANGLTYNDVRHTFLGFPDHVAALQNGSVDASLTTEPAATKALATGAAVKLADSTTVYNNQQLAVLLYSGDFGKKQHAAAQCFMNAYAHAARDYSTAVERGKWAGPGADEVAGIIARNVKSQPAAIKKTVPSYVDPDAALNVESLKKDYAFFVKQKLYKGRSQIDFDSLVDTSFVEAAAKTARGN; translated from the coding sequence ATGCGCACACTCCCCCAGCGCCTCCGCGCGGTGGCGGCGGTCCTGGCCGCCACCGTGGCGGCCACCACCCTGGCCGGCTGCAGCGGCGTCGCCGCCGGAGCGACCTCCTGCGAGGGCGTCAAGGTCGAGGCCGGCATCACCAACAGCCTCTCCGACGCCCTGCTCTACATCGCCAAGGACAAGGGGTACTTCGCCGCTGAAGGCCTCAACGTCACGCTGCGGCCGTTCAAGTCCGCCGGCGAGATGATCCCCTACCTCGCCGCCGGTCACCTGGCCGTCGGCGCCGGCGCACCGTCGGCCGGCTTCTACAACGGCATCGCCCGTGGCATCGACGTCAAGATCGTCGCGGACAAGGGCGAGCTGGTCACCGACTACGACTACATGCCGCTGCTGGTCCGCAAGGAACTCGTCGACTCCGGCAGGGTGAAGAGCGTCGCCGACCTCAAGGGGCTCAGTGTCGCCGAGCCCGCGCCCGGCACCGCGACCGCGTCGACCGCCTCGGGGCTGCTGGAGGCGAACGGACTGACCTACAACGACGTCAGGCACACCTTCCTCGGCTTCCCCGACCACGTCGCGGCGCTGCAGAACGGATCCGTCGACGCCTCACTGACCACCGAGCCGGCCGCCACCAAAGCGCTGGCCACCGGTGCGGCGGTCAAGCTGGCCGACTCGACCACGGTCTACAACAACCAGCAGTTGGCGGTGCTCCTCTACAGCGGCGACTTCGGCAAGAAGCAGCACGCGGCCGCGCAGTGCTTCATGAACGCGTACGCCCATGCGGCGCGGGACTACAGCACCGCGGTGGAGCGGGGCAAGTGGGCCGGGCCGGGCGCCGACGAGGTCGCCGGGATCATCGCCAGGAACGTCAAGAGCCAGCCGGCCGCGATCAAGAAGACGGTCCCGAGCTACGTCGATCCGGACGCCGCTCTGAACGTCGAGAGCCTGAAGAAGGACTACGCGTTCTTCGTCAAGCAGAAGTTGTATAAGGGCAGGTCCCAGATCGATTTCGATTCGCTGGTCGACACCAGCTTCGTTGAGGCGGCCGCGAAGACCGCGAGGGGTAACTGA
- a CDS encoding PDR/VanB family oxidoreductase, with product MTGEDQDFFEVTVSKATLEAEGVISLEMVPDRGLLPAYEPGSHLDIELPSGLVRQYSLCSPPSDLSFYRIAVLLEPEGRGGSQEIHETALVGKRVRIRGPRNHFPLEPSPRYLFIAGGIGITPMLAMVIRAEREKSPYELVYFGRRLESLAFRKKLATGPHVKVLVTGDTGRPDLAGIINGVTDDTLIYACGPIEMLKDVEDFCEQAGRTPQLRTERFTSDGEAAAEAASGDSFEVVLQRSGAVLTVGPDQGLLEVIRDHCEVMTSCEDGYCGTCETTVLEGVPEHHDTILNEKERAAGRTMMVCVGRSKTPRLVLDL from the coding sequence ATGACCGGCGAGGACCAGGACTTCTTCGAGGTCACCGTCAGCAAGGCGACGCTGGAGGCCGAGGGCGTCATCTCGCTGGAGATGGTCCCGGACCGTGGCCTGCTGCCGGCGTACGAACCGGGCTCGCACCTCGACATCGAGCTGCCGTCCGGCCTGGTCCGGCAGTACAGCCTGTGCAGCCCGCCGTCGGACCTCAGCTTCTACCGGATCGCGGTGCTGCTGGAGCCCGAGGGCCGCGGCGGCTCCCAGGAGATCCACGAGACCGCGCTGGTCGGCAAGCGGGTGCGGATCCGCGGCCCGCGCAACCACTTCCCGCTGGAGCCGTCGCCGCGCTACCTGTTCATCGCCGGCGGCATCGGCATCACCCCGATGCTGGCGATGGTGATCCGCGCCGAGCGGGAGAAGTCGCCGTACGAACTGGTGTATTTCGGCCGGCGCCTGGAGAGCTTGGCCTTCCGCAAGAAGTTGGCCACCGGACCGCACGTCAAGGTGCTGGTGACCGGGGACACCGGGCGCCCCGACCTCGCCGGCATCATCAACGGCGTCACCGACGACACGCTCATCTACGCCTGTGGACCGATCGAGATGCTCAAGGACGTCGAGGACTTCTGCGAGCAGGCCGGGCGGACCCCCCAGCTGCGGACCGAACGGTTCACCTCCGACGGCGAAGCGGCCGCCGAGGCGGCCAGCGGCGACTCCTTCGAGGTGGTGCTGCAGCGCTCCGGCGCGGTGCTGACCGTCGGGCCCGACCAGGGGCTGCTCGAGGTCATCCGGGATCACTGCGAGGTGATGACCTCCTGCGAGGACGGCTACTGCGGCACCTGCGAGACCACCGTGCTGGAGGGCGTCCCGGAGCACCACGACACCATCCTCAACGAGAAGGAGCGCGCCGCGGGCAGGACGATGATGGTCTGCGTGGGCCGCTCGAAGACACCGCGGCTGGTCCTCGATCTCTGA
- a CDS encoding ABC transporter ATP-binding protein encodes MSHTIASANPTTTATGDIKIRIRGLDKRFTVPGGHVVTALENFDLDVPTGQFLTIVGPSGCGKTTFLRMLAGLETPTAGTIDVNVGSAGRPENAMVFQGDSIFPWMNVWDNAAYGLTVRRVPKAQIKETVGHYLEATGLTKFADAYPHQLSGGMRQRVSIARAFANDPEILLMDEPFSALDEQNKTLLQAELLRIWDETRKTVVFITHSVDEAVTLSDRIMVMSAQPGTAKAFIDVPFERPRDVLQLRHEPQYGEIVFDIWGQLREEVRKAKQQADDRAAKKRGQRRR; translated from the coding sequence ATGTCCCACACCATCGCCTCGGCGAACCCGACCACCACGGCCACCGGCGACATCAAGATCAGGATCCGCGGCCTCGACAAGCGGTTCACCGTCCCGGGCGGCCACGTCGTGACCGCGTTGGAGAACTTCGACCTGGACGTCCCCACCGGCCAGTTCCTCACCATCGTCGGCCCGTCCGGCTGCGGCAAGACGACCTTCCTGCGGATGCTCGCCGGCCTGGAGACCCCGACCGCCGGCACCATCGACGTCAACGTCGGCAGCGCGGGTCGCCCCGAGAACGCCATGGTCTTCCAGGGCGACTCGATCTTCCCGTGGATGAACGTCTGGGACAACGCGGCGTACGGCCTGACCGTACGGCGCGTGCCGAAGGCCCAGATCAAGGAGACCGTCGGGCACTACCTCGAGGCGACCGGCCTGACGAAGTTCGCCGACGCCTATCCCCACCAGCTCTCCGGCGGCATGCGCCAGCGGGTGTCGATCGCCCGGGCGTTCGCCAACGACCCGGAGATCCTGCTGATGGACGAGCCGTTCTCGGCGCTCGACGAGCAGAACAAGACGCTGCTGCAGGCCGAGCTGCTGCGGATCTGGGACGAGACCCGCAAGACGGTCGTCTTCATCACCCACTCGGTGGACGAGGCGGTCACGCTGAGCGACCGGATCATGGTGATGAGCGCCCAGCCGGGCACGGCCAAGGCCTTCATCGACGTGCCGTTCGAGCGGCCCCGCGACGTCCTGCAACTGCGCCACGAACCGCAGTACGGCGAGATCGTCTTCGACATCTGGGGCCAGCTGCGCGAAGAGGTCCGCAAGGCCAAGCAGCAGGCCGACGACCGTGCCGCGAAGAAGCGCGGGCAGCGACGCCGATGA
- a CDS encoding Rieske 2Fe-2S domain-containing protein — protein MLTHEQNDLLTQTGPGTPMGTLFRRYWIPALHASELAEPDGDPVRIKLLGEELVAFRDSDGRLGLLDEFCSHRTASLYFGRNEECGLRCAYHGWKYDVDGNCVDMPSEPEGTTFRQRIKQRAYKAVEAGGLIWAYLGDPAKEPPLPSLEWMGLNPEKRFVSKRRQFSNYLQAMEGGIDSSHVSFAHRYNLDNDPLHAGTEGNKYLKADTRPKFEVAESDGGLLIGARRTADEDTYYWRITQWMMPWYTIIPPFGTHNPMGGHAWVPIDDDSCYAWSWNYHPTQDFGERELDALQSGDGIHVKYKPGTYDPLADKANDYLMDRAAQRRKETFSGIAGIAAQDFSLQESMGEICDRTKERLGTSDAAIILARRRLLAALDDLESDDLPGLAPEHTHVRSASILLPKDVPFQEGAKDVLVVKPGENFYSI, from the coding sequence ATGCTCACCCACGAACAGAACGACCTGCTCACCCAGACCGGCCCGGGCACGCCCATGGGCACCCTCTTCCGGCGCTACTGGATCCCCGCGCTGCACGCCTCCGAGCTCGCCGAGCCGGACGGCGACCCGGTCCGCATCAAGCTGCTCGGCGAAGAGCTCGTCGCCTTCCGCGACAGCGACGGGCGTCTCGGCCTGCTCGACGAGTTCTGCAGCCACCGCACCGCCTCGCTCTACTTCGGTCGCAACGAGGAATGCGGCCTGCGCTGCGCCTACCACGGCTGGAAGTACGACGTGGACGGCAACTGTGTCGACATGCCGTCGGAGCCGGAGGGCACCACGTTCCGCCAGCGGATCAAGCAGCGCGCCTACAAGGCCGTCGAGGCCGGCGGCCTGATCTGGGCCTACCTGGGCGACCCGGCCAAGGAGCCGCCGCTGCCCAGCCTGGAGTGGATGGGCCTCAACCCGGAGAAGCGGTTCGTCTCCAAGCGGCGCCAGTTCTCCAACTACCTGCAGGCGATGGAAGGCGGCATCGACTCCAGCCACGTCTCCTTCGCCCACCGCTACAACCTCGACAACGATCCACTGCACGCCGGCACCGAGGGCAACAAGTACCTCAAGGCCGACACCCGGCCGAAGTTCGAGGTGGCCGAGTCCGACGGCGGTCTGCTGATCGGCGCCCGCCGCACCGCGGACGAGGACACCTACTACTGGCGGATCACCCAGTGGATGATGCCCTGGTACACGATCATCCCGCCGTTCGGCACCCACAACCCGATGGGCGGCCACGCCTGGGTGCCGATCGACGACGACAGCTGCTACGCCTGGAGCTGGAACTACCACCCGACCCAGGACTTCGGCGAACGCGAGCTCGACGCCCTGCAGTCCGGTGACGGCATCCACGTCAAGTACAAGCCGGGCACCTACGATCCGCTGGCCGACAAGGCCAACGACTACCTGATGGACCGCGCCGCCCAGCGCCGCAAGGAGACCTTCTCCGGCATCGCCGGCATCGCCGCCCAGGACTTCTCCCTGCAGGAGTCGATGGGTGAGATCTGCGACCGGACGAAGGAGCGCCTCGGCACCTCCGACGCGGCCATCATCCTCGCCCGTCGCCGCCTGCTCGCCGCCCTCGACGACCTCGAGTCCGACGACCTGCCCGGGCTCGCCCCCGAGCACACCCACGTACGGTCGGCCTCGATCCTGCTGCCGAAGGACGTCCCCTTCCAGGAAGGGGCCAAGGACGTCCTCGTGGTGAAGCCCGGCGAGAACTTCTACTCCATCTGA
- a CDS encoding cupin domain-containing protein, with the protein MTDAGPNPYVVDIEAATIDNTYFRDTLWTGTNLQMTVMAIEPGGEVGGEIHDDHDQFIRIEQGRARVVMGPAKDDYTLDQEVTDDWAILIPAGSYHNVINVGEEPLKLYSLYAPPEHTPGTRHITAQDALEDPQETDLVG; encoded by the coding sequence ATGACCGACGCCGGACCCAACCCGTACGTGGTGGACATCGAGGCCGCCACCATCGACAACACTTACTTCCGCGACACCCTGTGGACCGGGACCAACCTGCAGATGACCGTGATGGCGATCGAGCCCGGTGGCGAGGTCGGCGGGGAGATCCACGACGACCACGACCAGTTCATCCGGATCGAGCAGGGTCGGGCCCGGGTGGTGATGGGGCCGGCCAAGGACGACTACACCCTCGACCAGGAGGTCACCGATGACTGGGCCATCCTCATCCCGGCGGGCAGCTACCACAACGTGATCAACGTCGGGGAGGAGCCGCTCAAGCTCTACTCGCTCTACGCCCCGCCGGAGCACACGCCGGGCACTCGCCACATCACCGCGCAGGACGCCCTCGAGGATCCGCAGGAGACCGACCTGGTCGGGTGA
- a CDS encoding zinc-dependent alcohol dehydrogenase has product MTALHVRAAVSDGAGSTVVRELTLPDTVSRLRVESSAVCGTDVMLHQRGLRAPAVLGHHTIGRIDHLTEADAEALGLEVGTRVAVEEYVGCGRCAECRAGRYRLCPSVDLWTGGERVGMIPVSRGSGLHGGNAEYLELSARHALHRLPDRLTVDEAAWTLPLANAVDWTLDAGGVGPGSTVAIIGPGYHGLSCVAAAVAAGAETVVAIARTSSAHRLELARQLGAVTERNDDPDHDVVDVVRETYGPLDAVIDTIGRPETMASGLRMLGRFGVLVIAGLAGGDVALDPTAIVRNLVTVRGVRGRSPQAVERAIALLAAGGTGLERIPSYYVPLEGVGGTLRDMAEGRAPVTPHVVVDPWLRVTDPIPTESPKEIR; this is encoded by the coding sequence ATGACCGCCCTGCATGTCCGCGCCGCCGTCAGCGACGGCGCCGGCAGCACCGTCGTCCGGGAGCTCACCCTCCCGGACACGGTGAGCCGGTTGCGGGTGGAGTCCTCCGCGGTCTGCGGCACCGACGTCATGCTCCACCAGCGCGGTCTCCGGGCGCCCGCGGTGCTCGGTCACCACACGATCGGGCGGATCGACCACCTCACCGAGGCCGACGCCGAGGCGCTGGGCCTCGAGGTCGGCACCCGGGTCGCGGTCGAGGAGTACGTCGGCTGCGGCCGCTGTGCCGAGTGCCGGGCCGGCCGCTACCGGCTGTGCCCGTCGGTCGACCTGTGGACCGGCGGCGAGCGGGTCGGGATGATCCCCGTCTCGCGCGGCTCCGGGCTGCACGGCGGCAACGCCGAATACCTGGAGCTGTCCGCCCGACACGCCCTGCACCGCCTGCCCGACCGGCTCACCGTCGACGAGGCCGCTTGGACGCTGCCCCTGGCCAACGCGGTCGACTGGACGCTGGACGCCGGCGGTGTCGGGCCCGGGTCCACGGTGGCGATCATCGGCCCGGGCTACCACGGGCTGTCCTGCGTGGCGGCCGCCGTCGCGGCCGGCGCCGAGACGGTGGTCGCGATCGCCCGGACGTCGAGCGCGCACCGGCTCGAGCTGGCCCGCCAACTCGGCGCCGTCACCGAACGCAACGACGACCCCGACCACGACGTGGTCGACGTCGTCCGGGAGACGTACGGTCCGCTGGATGCCGTCATCGACACCATCGGCCGGCCCGAGACGATGGCGTCCGGGCTGCGGATGCTGGGTCGCTTCGGGGTGCTGGTGATCGCCGGTCTGGCCGGCGGCGACGTGGCCCTCGATCCCACCGCGATCGTCCGCAACCTGGTGACGGTCCGGGGCGTACGCGGCCGCTCCCCGCAGGCGGTCGAACGCGCCATCGCCCTGCTCGCCGCCGGTGGCACCGGACTGGAGCGGATCCCGTCGTACTACGTGCCGCTGGAGGGCGTCGGCGGCACCCTGCGGGACATGGCCGAGGGCCGTGCCCCGGTCACTCCTCACGTCGTGGTCGACCCGTGGCTGCGGGTCACCGATCCCATCCCCACCGAGTCCCCGAAGGAGATCCGATGA
- a CDS encoding MFS transporter: MNEPQIPPDRVAEVTPTSPASTSAPPTASSADSIPASDPIPDSASAATPPATPTMAPPRTPPPARTPIPVSAAPAAPASAPPRAGFRTFLHVLANTAVANVTTSFLWFGLTFWIYAETRNVIATGVIGAAYLLFISLFSMFFGTVVDRFRKKTVMVSATLAALAVFGLDAGFFFAVGAERIVDLRLPWFWVFAVVMLAGSVVEQLRTIALATTVTLLVPEDRHANANGLVGSVQGVTMVVTSVFSGLSVGFLGMGWTLLIGLAAIALTLLHLAPLPIPEARPAAATSSSAWVDLRGGWLAVRAVRGLFALVLFTTVNNLFSGVAGAVMDPYGIDRFGVQGWGIWFAVASTGFIGGGALVAAVGLGKNPVRTMLLAAGALGAAGALSTFREWGWLYVLGLWLFMALVPAAEAAEQTVIQRLVPYEKQGRVFGFAMTFEMAVAPVMSLLTAPLAQWWIIPALRTDAGRRQWQWLLGAGDDRGIALILLVAGLGCVLLALGSMLTPQYRALSASFRAAPDPPGQTARRRSVGAAD, translated from the coding sequence ATGAACGAGCCACAGATCCCACCAGACCGTGTCGCCGAGGTGACCCCCACCTCCCCGGCCTCCACGTCCGCCCCGCCCACTGCTTCCAGCGCGGACTCGATCCCGGCTTCGGACCCGATCCCGGACTCGGCCTCGGCCGCAACCCCGCCCGCGACCCCGACCATGGCCCCGCCCCGGACCCCGCCCCCGGCCCGGACCCCGATCCCGGTCTCCGCGGCGCCCGCAGCCCCCGCGTCCGCGCCGCCGCGGGCCGGGTTCCGGACCTTCCTCCATGTCCTCGCCAACACGGCGGTGGCCAATGTCACCACGAGCTTCCTGTGGTTCGGCCTGACGTTCTGGATCTACGCCGAGACCCGCAACGTGATCGCGACCGGGGTGATCGGTGCGGCGTACCTGCTGTTCATCTCCCTGTTCAGCATGTTCTTCGGCACCGTGGTCGACCGGTTCCGCAAGAAGACCGTGATGGTGTCGGCGACCCTCGCCGCACTGGCGGTCTTCGGTCTCGATGCCGGGTTCTTCTTCGCGGTCGGCGCGGAGCGGATCGTCGATCTGAGGTTGCCGTGGTTCTGGGTCTTCGCCGTCGTGATGCTGGCGGGCTCGGTGGTGGAGCAACTGCGCACCATCGCACTGGCGACGACCGTCACCCTGCTGGTGCCCGAGGACCGCCACGCCAACGCGAACGGGCTGGTCGGGTCGGTCCAGGGCGTGACGATGGTGGTCACCAGCGTGTTCAGCGGCCTGTCCGTCGGGTTCCTGGGGATGGGCTGGACGCTCCTCATCGGCCTTGCCGCGATCGCCCTCACGCTGCTCCACCTCGCACCGCTGCCGATCCCCGAGGCGCGTCCCGCAGCGGCGACCTCCTCCTCTGCATGGGTGGACCTGCGCGGTGGCTGGCTCGCGGTCCGGGCCGTCCGGGGGCTGTTCGCCCTGGTGCTGTTCACCACGGTCAACAACCTGTTCAGCGGCGTCGCGGGTGCGGTGATGGACCCGTACGGCATCGACCGGTTCGGCGTCCAGGGGTGGGGGATCTGGTTCGCGGTGGCCTCCACCGGCTTCATCGGCGGCGGCGCGCTCGTCGCGGCGGTCGGGCTCGGGAAGAACCCGGTCCGCACCATGCTGCTGGCCGCCGGCGCGCTCGGGGCCGCCGGGGCGCTGTCCACGTTCCGCGAGTGGGGATGGCTCTACGTCCTGGGACTGTGGCTGTTCATGGCTCTGGTGCCCGCGGCCGAGGCCGCCGAACAGACGGTGATCCAACGTCTGGTGCCGTACGAGAAGCAGGGTCGGGTGTTCGGGTTCGCGATGACCTTCGAAATGGCCGTCGCCCCGGTGATGAGCCTGCTGACCGCTCCGCTCGCGCAGTGGTGGATCATCCCGGCGCTGCGCACCGACGCCGGACGACGGCAGTGGCAGTGGCTGCTCGGTGCCGGGGACGACCGCGGCATCGCGCTCATCCTGCTGGTCGCCGGCCTCGGCTGCGTCCTGCTCGCCCTGGGCTCGATGCTCACCCCGCAGTACCGGGCACTGTCCGCGAGCTTCCGGGCGGCCCCCGACCCGCCCGGTCAGACCGCCCGGCGGCGGAGTGTCGGTGCCGCGGATTAG
- a CDS encoding ABC transporter permease: MSGQLWGQSQHSLARLVIGFLIGAVPAVIIGVLMGLSKSISAALRPIISALYPVPKSAVLPLFLLFFGLGEDTIWYFVAMGGFFPVVINTFTGVANVAPIYYDVAHNFGAKRGRVFWTVALPGAMPNIITGLELGAGMGLIMLAIAEMMGGQGNGWGFMVWNSFQLFNIESMYAYLLVFAIVGFVLAVVVGYVGRKLTPWITRH, translated from the coding sequence ATGAGCGGCCAGCTGTGGGGCCAGTCCCAGCACAGCCTGGCCCGGCTGGTGATCGGCTTCCTGATCGGGGCCGTGCCCGCGGTGATCATCGGCGTCCTGATGGGCCTGTCGAAGTCGATCAGCGCCGCGCTGCGTCCGATCATCTCGGCGCTCTACCCGGTGCCGAAGAGCGCCGTCCTGCCGCTGTTCCTGCTGTTCTTCGGTCTGGGCGAGGACACCATCTGGTACTTCGTCGCGATGGGCGGCTTCTTCCCGGTCGTCATCAACACCTTCACCGGGGTCGCCAACGTGGCCCCGATCTACTACGACGTGGCGCACAACTTCGGCGCCAAGCGGGGCCGGGTCTTCTGGACGGTGGCCCTGCCGGGCGCGATGCCCAACATCATCACCGGCCTCGAGCTCGGCGCCGGCATGGGCCTGATCATGCTCGCGATCGCCGAGATGATGGGCGGCCAGGGCAACGGCTGGGGCTTCATGGTCTGGAACTCGTTCCAGCTGTTCAACATCGAGTCGATGTACGCCTACCTGCTGGTCTTCGCGATCGTCGGCTTCGTGCTCGCGGTCGTCGTCGGATACGTGGGTCGCAAGCTCACTCCGTGGATCACCCGTCACTGA